Proteins from one Salarias fasciatus chromosome 14, fSalaFa1.1, whole genome shotgun sequence genomic window:
- the LOC115400673 gene encoding olfactory receptor 49-like produces MMNSTQLSFFTLSAYFDTGHFKSACFLAVLLLYVCIVFSNLLLILVICVNRTLHEPMYLFLLSLFVNELYGSSGLFPFILVQILSDSHTVSAPLCLLQIFIVYSYGGIEFFNLAVMSYDRYVAICFPLQYHERMTLNKVLFLIAGVWFPAILVNCVTLSLIVSLQLCGSVINKVYCDNFSVVKLSCSDTTINNIYGLIATAFTVFCPLSVIIYTYTKIFRVCFSGSEQSRQKAVATCTPHLASLLNFTWGATFEIVQSRFNMNSLPSVMRIFLSLYFLTCPPIFNPVMYGLKLSKIRLSCKSLIMKSDSH; encoded by the coding sequence ATGATGAACTCTACACAGCTTTCATTCTTCACACTGAGTGCTTACTTCGACACCGGACACTTTAAATCTGCCTGTTTCctggctgtgctgctgctctatGTGTGTATCGTGTTctccaacctgctgctgatcctggTGATCTGTGTGAACAGAACCCTTCATGAGCCCATGTACCTGTTCCTGCTCAGCCTGTTTGTCAACGAGCTGTACGGCAGCAGCGGCCTGTTCCCGTTCATCCTGGTTCAGATCCTGTCGGACTCTCACACCGTGTCTGCTCCGCTCTGCCTCCTGCAGATCTTCATCGTGTATTCTTATGGAGGGATTGAGTTTTTCAACTTGGCTGTCATGTCTTATGACAGATATGTGGCTATCTGCTTCCCTCTGCAATATCATGAACGCATGACATTGAACAAGGTGTTATTCTTGATTGCAGGAGTCTGGTTTCCTGCAATTTTGGTGAATTGTGTAACACTTTCTCTGATAgtttctctgcagctgtgtggaaGCGTCATTAACAAAGTGTACTGTGACAACTTCTCTGTTGTCAAACTGTCATGCTCTGACACGACAATCAACAATATATATGGACTCATAGCTACTGCTTTCACAGTCTTCTGTCCTCTGAGTGTGATCATTTATACATATACAAAGATCTTCAGAGTGTGTTTTTCGGGCAGTGAGCAGAGCCGACAGAAAGCCGTGGCCACCTGCACGCCCCACCTGGCCTCGCTCCTCAACTTCACCTGGGGCGCCACGTTCGAGATCGTGCAGAGCAGATTCAACATGAACAGCTTACCCAGCGTGATGCGTATTTTCCTGTCCTTGTACTTCCTGACCTGTCCTCCCATCTTCAACCCTGTGATGTACGGCCTGAAGCTGTCCAAGATCCGCCTGAGCTGTAAGAGTCTGATAATGAAGTCTGattcacactga
- the LOC115400672 gene encoding olfactory receptor 49-like, with translation MNSTQLSFFTLSAYFDTGHFKSACFLAVLLLYVCIVGANLLLILVICVNRTLHEPMYLFLLSLFVNELYGSSGLFPFILVQILSDSHTMSAPLCLLQIFIVYSYGGIEFFNLAVVRNIVFFIVFCPLSVILYTYSQIFRVCFSGCEQSRQKAVATCTPHLASLLNFTCAATLEILQNRLYMNTFPSTLRVFLSLYFMTCIPLFNPLMYGLKLSKIRLSCKNLITKSALH, from the exons ATGAACTCTACACAGCTTTCATTCTTCACACTGAGTGCTTACTTCGACACCGGACACTTTAAATCTGCCTGTTTCctggctgtgctgctgctctatGTGTGTATCGTTGGAgccaacctgctgctgatcctggTGATCTGTGTGAACAG aacccttCATGAGCCCATGTACCTGTTCCTGCTCAGCCTGTTTGTCAACGAGCTGTACGGCAGCAGCGGCCTGTTCCCGTTCATCCTGGTTCAGATCCTGTCGGACTCTCACACCATGTCGGCGCCGCTCTGCCTCCTGCAGATCTTCATCGTGTATTCTTATGGAGGGATTGAGTTTTTCAACTTGGCTGTCGT ccgaaacatagTCTTCTTCATAGTCTTCTGTCCTCTGAGTGTGATCCTTTATACGTATTCACAGATCTTCAGAGTGTGTTTTTCAGGCTGTGAGCAGAGCCGGCAGAAAGCCGTGGCCACCTGCACGCCTCACCTGGCCTCGCTCCTCAACTTCACCTGTGCAGCCACACTTGAGATCCTGCAGAACAGATTATACATGAACACCTTTCCCAGCACACTTCGCGTTTTCCTCTCGCTGTACTTCATGACCTGCATTCCTCTCTTTAACCCTTTGATGTACGGCCTGAAGCTGTCCAAGATCCGCCTGAGCTGCAAGAATCTGATAACGAAGTCTGCTCTACACTGA